The Shewanella sp. NFH-SH190041 genome has a window encoding:
- a CDS encoding MarC family protein: MDGLWQHALTVFLGFFAIMNPLPNTVAFVGLTAQQSKAEQRKTAIKALLISLAIVCAFSLLGKGIFHLFGISLPALRITGGVIVFIIGYHMLKGAGNTLHKGDDLQAEDVSVSPLAVPLLAGPGTIATAMNFSAADGWPHILITIVMFSLLCLITFFSFIYGECIIRRVGDNSLNIITRLMGLILAVIGCQMVIQGAMEVVSQFIQAHP; the protein is encoded by the coding sequence ATGGATGGGCTTTGGCAACATGCTTTAACGGTATTTTTGGGTTTTTTCGCCATTATGAATCCGCTGCCCAATACAGTAGCCTTTGTCGGCCTGACTGCACAGCAATCCAAAGCGGAACAGCGAAAAACGGCGATTAAGGCGCTGTTGATTTCCCTTGCCATCGTTTGTGCTTTCTCCCTGCTGGGAAAAGGGATTTTTCATCTGTTTGGCATCAGTTTGCCAGCGCTGCGGATCACCGGTGGGGTCATTGTATTTATTATCGGTTACCACATGCTAAAAGGTGCCGGTAATACGCTACATAAAGGTGATGATTTACAGGCTGAGGATGTTAGCGTATCACCGCTCGCGGTTCCTTTACTGGCTGGTCCTGGTACTATTGCAACCGCAATGAATTTTAGTGCCGCGGACGGTTGGCCCCATATTCTAATCACGATTGTCATGTTTTCCCTGTTATGTCTGATCACCTTTTTTAGCTTTATATATGGTGAGTGTATTATTCGCCGGGTAGGGGATAACAGTTTAAATATTATTACCCGGCTGATGGGGCTGATTTTAGCGGTTATCGGCTGTCAGATGGTGATTCAGGGAGCAATGGAAGTGGTGAGCCAGTTTATACAAGCACATCCTTAA